In a single window of the Prinia subflava isolate CZ2003 ecotype Zambia chromosome 3, Cam_Psub_1.2, whole genome shotgun sequence genome:
- the C3H3orf52 gene encoding TPA-induced transmembrane protein — protein sequence MSCLRAHFRDRGPHRRPASETEAMKMQSSAQEDEIIELRQQNVEESETDHDNPLDAQTREERDPWKSCRSVVFWKCKQWMVITTIFLGIFLVILISLILYSSVYTDEDDYWDPDELLRSGNFHNFSGTLELMCGLPHFSSEDITKRLTEVYSSSPALGRYFRSAEVISFSNESSTVIYQLVFSVPPSTEGFMENSMNPDFIRNILRQNIYDEDTPNPETSECDTLKLNPTSLT from the exons ATGAGTTGTCTCCGTGCTCACTTCAGAGACCGAGGTCCTCACAGAAGACCTGCTTCAGAGACAGAAGCAATGAAaatgcagagctcagctcaggaAGATGAGATTATTGAGTTACGGCAACAAAATGTGGAGGAAAGTGAGACTGATCATGACAACCCTCTAGATGCTCAAACAAGAGAG GAGAGAGATCCCTGGAAATCATGTAGGAGTGTAGTTTTCTGGAAGTGCAAACAATGGATGGTTATAACTACGATATTTCTAGGGATCTTCCTGGTCATTCTCATCAGCCTCATTCTTTATTCTA GTGTTTACACAGATGAGGATGACTACTGGGATCCTGATGAACTACTAAGGAGTGGAAATTTTCACAATTTTTCAGGAACATTGGAGTTAATGTGTGGTCTCCCACACTTCTCCTCTGAGGACATTACTAAGAGG cTAACAGAGGTCTACAGTTCATCTCCAGCTTTAGGACGTTACTTTAGGTCAGCTGAGGTGATTTCTTTCAG TAATGAAAGTTCCACTGTAATTTATCAGCTAGTGTTTTCTGTACCACCATCAACAGAGGGATTTATGGAAAACAGTATGAACCCAGATTTTATAAGGAACATTTTACGTCAAAATATTTATGATGAAGATACTCCTAATCCTGAGACATCTGAATGTGATACATTAAAGCTCAACCCAACTTCTCTCACAT AG